Sequence from the Corallococcus sp. EGB genome:
TTCCAGCGCACGTCCGGGCGCGTGTTCATCACGTGGTCCGCGCAGAACATCGATCGCACCGTGACGATCTACCGGGCCTGCAAGAAGGCCGGACGCACGCTGGTCCTCGATCTCTACACCGTCGACGTCATGGAGCGCTTGTCGGCGCTGCGCGACACGCTCCCTCGGCTCGGCTGGCCTCTCGTGCGCGCCGTCATCGCGTCGAGCATGAAGTGGATGTACGAGAGCCCCGAGCGCATGAACGCGCCCGCCTTCGTCGAGCGCGTCGCGACGTCGGGCCACGCGATGGGCGCCGCGAAGCTCAGCGAGATGCGCGACGCCGTGGTGATGCTGCGGTCCTCGCTGCTCCGCGACTTCACCAACAAGGGCGTAAAGCTCGGGCCCGAGGACGCCTGGGCGTTCTCGATGTGGTCGGGCTACCTGAAGACGCCTGAGTACCAGCAGGTGCGCGCGACCTTCGACGCGGCGGGCGCGACCCTCGCGCAGATCCACACGAGCGGTCACGCCTCGCGCGACGACCTCGAGGAGTTCGCCCGCCGCATCGCCCCGCGTCGCCTCGTGCCGATCCACAGCTTCACGTGGGACGAGCACCTCGACGGCTTCGAGAACGTGCAGCGTCTCCGCGATGGCGAGCCGTTCCCGATCCCGTAGGTTCATCTTGAGGAGCACGCCGTGACGTCAGCCTGGCCCCACTACAAGCAGTACCTGCGCAACTACGCGCAGACGTCCCGCAAGCTGAACGGGGTCCTCTACGATATGTGCGAGCGCATGCCGTCGCACACCGACGAGGGCGCGATCTGGG
This genomic interval carries:
- a CDS encoding MBL fold metallo-hydrolase, whose product is MTTGPVLTIHRAADEIGGNCIELEHDGHRLLLDAGSPLAGDGATDPYGAIPRTLDTSKGIAGLVISHPHQDHWGLLRSLPASWSVWSGAASETLIRMTASLSGAVVEQRFQTYRPHEPFSVGPFTITPFLTDHSAFDAHMLLVDVGGKRVLYSGDFRRVGRKAALVDRLMKNPPPGVDVLLLEGTTLGRSEAFPMEAELEEDFVALFQRTSGRVFITWSAQNIDRTVTIYRACKKAGRTLVLDLYTVDVMERLSALRDTLPRLGWPLVRAVIASSMKWMYESPERMNAPAFVERVATSGHAMGAAKLSEMRDAVVMLRSSLLRDFTNKGVKLGPEDAWAFSMWSGYLKTPEYQQVRATFDAAGATLAQIHTSGHASRDDLEEFARRIAPRRLVPIHSFTWDEHLDGFENVQRLRDGEPFPIP